Proteins from a single region of Sphaerochaeta globosa str. Buddy:
- a CDS encoding pyridoxamine kinase codes for MQRTCAAIHDLSCYAKSSLTVVLPTLEVLGIETCPLPTALLSSQTDGFSSYYFKDTTADIEKILEVWKTLGLGFDAIYSGFLGSSVQVALIKAFIQDQRQTQAPLTLIDPVLGDDGKLYGPITQAHVSAMQDLVTYADVITPNTTEAALLLGRPYQHKFDEACALNWAKELGVKTGANVVITSVPLQNQSVVACYAEGQTFMVPYKKLQASYPGCGDLFASLLLGFLLNKDSFQKSVDQAVAYTTMAIERTLAGGYETRHGVAVSLILADLAKR; via the coding sequence ATGCAACGTACCTGTGCCGCCATCCACGATTTGAGCTGTTATGCAAAGAGCTCTTTGACCGTTGTTTTGCCAACCCTCGAGGTCTTGGGCATTGAAACGTGCCCGCTTCCGACGGCTTTGCTCTCCAGTCAGACCGATGGATTTTCTTCCTATTATTTCAAGGATACAACCGCTGACATTGAGAAAATCCTTGAAGTCTGGAAAACCCTCGGTCTTGGTTTCGACGCTATTTACTCAGGCTTTCTTGGCAGTTCCGTACAGGTGGCTTTGATCAAGGCATTCATCCAGGACCAACGACAAACCCAAGCACCTCTTACCCTCATCGATCCGGTTCTCGGTGACGATGGGAAGCTGTACGGTCCCATCACACAGGCTCACGTATCGGCAATGCAGGACTTGGTAACATACGCCGATGTCATCACCCCCAATACAACGGAGGCTGCCTTGTTGCTCGGCCGTCCCTATCAACACAAATTCGATGAGGCTTGTGCACTCAACTGGGCGAAGGAACTTGGTGTGAAAACCGGTGCAAACGTGGTCATCACCAGTGTACCGCTTCAGAATCAGAGCGTTGTGGCCTGCTATGCAGAAGGACAAACCTTCATGGTTCCATACAAAAAATTGCAGGCTTCCTATCCGGGGTGCGGTGATTTGTTTGCCAGCCTTTTGCTGGGATTCTTACTTAATAAGGACTCCTTCCAAAAGTCTGTCGACCAAGCCGTTGCCTATACCACGATGGCCATTGAGCGAACTTTGGCAGGCGGGTATGAAACGCGCCATGGTGTGGCAGTTTCGCTCATACTTGCAGATTTGGCAAAGAGATAG
- a CDS encoding radical SAM protein, giving the protein MEELMLNAYRSCRLCPNFCNVDRLAGKFGRCGETAEVRVAWAGLHKGEEPPITGENGSGMIFFSGCPLNCAYCQNHQISTDENALGIVVSIEELASLMLGLQDLGATNLNMVTGTHFIPSIIAALQIARTKGLVLDVVWNSSGFEDVTALEMIDPYIDVYLIDVKTLDSEVGAKFCGLRRYAQDIKGVMQFLKQRHERTYVDEKGNLKGLLVRHLVFPTTLEASLSFLEYFAEELKECAFLSLMVQFEPPKGDISFPPITQEEYDTLLVALEDLQIEEGFVQELGENISWIPDFTQENPFPEGFATPLPYFQTLKRSLLR; this is encoded by the coding sequence ATGGAAGAACTGATGTTGAATGCCTACCGATCGTGCAGGCTTTGCCCGAATTTTTGTAATGTGGACAGACTTGCAGGTAAATTTGGACGTTGCGGTGAAACAGCCGAGGTACGGGTTGCATGGGCCGGGTTGCATAAAGGTGAAGAGCCTCCTATAACCGGAGAGAATGGCTCGGGCATGATTTTCTTCAGCGGTTGCCCGCTCAATTGTGCCTATTGCCAGAACCATCAGATTTCCACCGACGAAAATGCATTGGGTATAGTCGTGAGCATCGAAGAACTTGCTTCTCTCATGCTTGGCCTACAGGACCTAGGAGCCACCAATCTCAATATGGTTACCGGTACCCATTTTATTCCCTCCATTATTGCAGCGTTGCAGATTGCCAGGACCAAAGGATTGGTATTGGATGTGGTTTGGAACAGTTCCGGTTTTGAGGATGTCACAGCCTTGGAGATGATTGATCCTTACATCGATGTGTATTTGATTGATGTAAAAACTTTGGACAGTGAAGTTGGTGCCAAGTTTTGTGGATTGCGGCGCTATGCTCAGGATATCAAAGGCGTCATGCAGTTTCTCAAGCAGAGGCATGAAAGAACCTATGTGGATGAAAAGGGGAATCTGAAAGGGCTGCTTGTCCGGCATTTGGTGTTTCCGACGACACTTGAGGCAAGTCTTTCTTTTCTTGAGTATTTTGCTGAGGAGCTGAAGGAGTGTGCCTTTCTCTCATTGATGGTGCAGTTTGAACCACCCAAGGGTGATATCTCGTTCCCCCCGATCACCCAAGAAGAATATGACACTCTGCTTGTGGCTCTAGAGGATTTGCAAATAGAGGAAGGATTTGTTCAGGAATTGGGGGAGAATATCTCCTGGATACCTGACTTTACCCAGGAGAATCCTTTCCCCGAGGGGTTTGCAACCCCTCTGCCGTATTTCCAGACTCTTAAACGCTCTCTTCTCCGATGA
- a CDS encoding AraC family transcriptional regulator, which produces MIRTLNHVIDFIEQHLSEDLTLEMIASEAGVSDYHFRKIFFYLSGTSLSEYIRLRRLSEACKDLLGGEKVTDVAFKYGYESLDGFTRAFKSWCSMLPSEINKTKTCTLYQKLSFSISVTGANTMEYKIIEKPAFYLAGVTKRVPMQFEGVNQEIIKLAQSITAEQRQELHRLQNIEPYKVVNASYEADAHFLREEGELTHLIGVLTSEQKVGAGLELVAVAAHTWAVFPNHGPFPATLQQTMANVYAQWLPSSNYELVDAPSFSWTVMDTQNPGYAHSEIWIAVKLLE; this is translated from the coding sequence ATGATACGAACATTGAATCACGTAATCGATTTTATTGAGCAGCATCTGAGTGAGGACCTTACCCTTGAGATGATCGCCAGCGAAGCCGGGGTATCCGACTACCACTTCAGGAAGATTTTTTTCTATCTGAGTGGCACATCGCTGAGTGAATACATCAGATTAAGGAGATTGTCTGAAGCGTGCAAGGACTTGTTGGGTGGAGAGAAGGTTACCGATGTCGCCTTCAAATACGGCTACGAATCCTTGGATGGTTTCACCCGCGCTTTCAAAAGTTGGTGTTCAATGTTGCCCAGTGAAATCAACAAAACAAAAACTTGTACGCTCTATCAAAAACTATCTTTTTCCATTTCAGTAACAGGAGCCAACACCATGGAGTACAAAATCATTGAAAAACCGGCCTTTTATCTTGCAGGAGTCACCAAACGGGTACCCATGCAATTTGAAGGAGTAAACCAAGAGATCATCAAGCTTGCCCAGAGCATCACAGCTGAGCAGAGACAAGAGTTACATAGGCTGCAGAACATCGAGCCGTACAAGGTCGTGAACGCATCGTATGAGGCGGATGCGCACTTTCTGAGGGAGGAAGGTGAATTGACCCACTTGATCGGGGTTTTGACCTCAGAACAAAAGGTTGGAGCAGGCTTGGAATTGGTTGCAGTAGCGGCACATACCTGGGCAGTATTTCCCAATCACGGACCCTTTCCTGCGACACTGCAACAGACTATGGCAAATGTGTACGCCCAGTGGCTGCCTTCCTCAAACTATGAACTTGTCGACGCTCCATCCTTCTCATGGACCGTCATGGATACACAAAATCCAGGATATGCCCATAGTGAGATTTGGATTGCGGTAAAATTGCTCGAATAA
- the pyrH gene encoding UMP kinase, whose translation MNNLAVISLGGSIIAPDKVDSTFLRQLNEALRIYLKEDKSRKIILVCGGGAPARVYQEAMRAIQEDIDSEELDWLGIRATHINGQLIKAMLSEFCTDNLITDPTGHINFRGQVLVAAGWKPGFSTDNDAVILAERFEGQLIINLSNIAKVYTDDPKKNPDAQPLDAISWADYRTMVGNQWTPGKSTPFDPIASKRAEKMHMKVVCADGRNIQNTMDILYGRPFFGTVIGEESV comes from the coding sequence ATGAACAATTTGGCAGTCATTTCACTTGGAGGATCCATCATTGCTCCGGATAAGGTGGACAGTACCTTTCTTAGGCAGCTCAATGAGGCTCTCAGAATATATTTGAAAGAAGATAAGAGCAGAAAAATCATATTGGTATGCGGCGGTGGTGCTCCTGCGAGGGTATATCAGGAAGCGATGCGGGCCATCCAAGAGGATATCGACAGCGAAGAACTCGATTGGCTTGGTATCCGCGCCACCCACATCAATGGGCAATTGATTAAGGCAATGCTCAGTGAATTCTGCACCGACAACCTGATCACCGACCCAACCGGACATATAAATTTCCGCGGGCAGGTGCTGGTAGCAGCTGGCTGGAAACCCGGCTTCTCCACAGACAACGATGCAGTCATCCTCGCCGAGCGCTTCGAAGGCCAGCTCATCATCAATCTGAGCAATATTGCCAAGGTATACACCGATGATCCGAAGAAAAACCCGGATGCACAACCTTTGGATGCAATAAGCTGGGCCGATTATCGTACCATGGTAGGCAACCAATGGACTCCTGGCAAGAGTACACCTTTCGACCCGATTGCCAGCAAACGGGCCGAGAAAATGCACATGAAAGTAGTGTGTGCCGATGGAAGAAACATCCAGAACACTATGGATATCCTCTATGGGCGGCCATTCTTCGGAACTGTCATCGGAGAAGAGAGCGTTTAA
- a CDS encoding VOC family protein, with amino-acid sequence MMKQRIIPHIWFDNQVLEAVQFYTEVFEDSAIIHVTKLEDTPSGDCDLVWFSLSGYQFMAMNAGPYFKPNPSISFFVNFDPGSDPQAKEHLDQLWNKLSEGSTILMPLGEYPFSSHYGWIQDTFGLSWQLILTRAEGEPRPKIIPSLLFVNTVNGKAEEATRFYQSVFRQSKMGEIARYPGGMEPNLEGSAMFIDFMLEGQWFAAMDSGYEHPFSFNEGISLMIECDSQEEVDSYWQQLSADPKTEQCGWLKDLYGLSWQVSARRIDEMLYTGTQEQRNRVTQAFLEMKKIDIAKLENAFR; translated from the coding sequence ATGATGAAACAACGAATTATTCCCCATATCTGGTTTGACAACCAAGTATTGGAAGCCGTGCAATTCTACACCGAGGTGTTTGAAGATTCGGCAATAATCCATGTCACCAAGCTCGAGGATACCCCCTCAGGTGATTGTGATTTGGTTTGGTTCTCCCTATCAGGTTATCAATTCATGGCAATGAATGCCGGACCGTATTTCAAGCCCAATCCCTCGATATCATTCTTCGTGAACTTCGATCCAGGCAGTGATCCTCAGGCTAAGGAACATCTGGATCAGCTGTGGAACAAGCTCAGTGAAGGCTCCACCATTCTGATGCCGCTTGGTGAATATCCCTTTAGCAGCCATTATGGCTGGATTCAGGATACGTTCGGACTCTCCTGGCAGCTCATTCTTACCCGTGCGGAAGGAGAACCAAGGCCTAAGATCATTCCCTCTCTTTTGTTTGTAAACACGGTGAATGGAAAGGCAGAAGAAGCCACCCGCTTCTACCAATCAGTGTTTAGGCAATCGAAGATGGGTGAAATTGCTCGTTATCCTGGTGGTATGGAGCCGAACTTGGAAGGAAGTGCAATGTTTATCGACTTCATGCTGGAAGGCCAATGGTTTGCCGCCATGGACAGTGGCTATGAACATCCCTTCTCGTTCAATGAAGGCATTTCCCTGATGATCGAGTGTGACAGCCAGGAGGAAGTCGATTCCTATTGGCAGCAGCTTTCTGCTGATCCAAAGACAGAGCAGTGCGGCTGGCTGAAAGACCTGTATGGTCTTTCTTGGCAGGTATCTGCGCGCCGAATCGATGAAATGCTCTATACGGGGACACAGGAGCAGCGAAATCGGGTAACACAAGCCTTTTTGGAGATGAAGAAGATCGATATTGCCAAGCTGGAAAACGCCTTCAGGTAA
- a CDS encoding NADH:ubiquinone reductase (Na(+)-transporting) subunit E: MHESLMPFAVFFASIFTGNILLTNYLGTCSFLSVSKEMKTSVGLGIAVIFVMATTTPLNWLVYEYLLIPFGLEYLRFIVFIIVIAAFVQLTEMTIERYSEPLYQSLGIFLPLITVNCAILGVSLFMVIREYTFFTSFLFGLGSGIGWFVAIIAMAGIRVKLKNAKVPPALEGPGITLIIAGFMAMAFMGFSGMIAVS, translated from the coding sequence ATGCATGAGTCACTGATGCCCTTCGCTGTATTTTTTGCCTCCATCTTCACCGGCAACATCCTGTTGACCAATTATTTGGGCACTTGTTCGTTCCTCTCTGTTTCCAAGGAGATGAAAACCTCGGTGGGATTGGGCATTGCCGTCATATTCGTCATGGCAACCACAACGCCGCTGAATTGGCTTGTCTATGAGTATCTGCTCATCCCCTTCGGCCTGGAATACCTGCGCTTCATTGTCTTCATCATCGTTATAGCCGCCTTCGTCCAGCTGACTGAGATGACCATCGAACGGTACAGCGAACCACTCTACCAATCGCTGGGAATCTTTTTGCCTTTGATCACCGTCAACTGTGCAATATTGGGTGTCAGCTTGTTCATGGTTATCAGAGAGTACACGTTCTTTACCTCATTTTTGTTTGGACTGGGAAGCGGTATCGGTTGGTTTGTCGCCATCATCGCCATGGCAGGCATCCGCGTGAAGCTGAAAAATGCCAAGGTTCCGCCTGCGCTTGAAGGACCTGGAATCACCCTGATAATCGCTGGATTCATGGCCATGGCTTTCATGGGCTTCTCCGGCATGATTGCCGTATCATAA
- a CDS encoding NADH:ubiquinone reductase (Na(+)-transporting) subunit F, translating to MVLTLLISIAIISLISVFLALLMVIADATIGNYGIVKISINNGTKELQVKGGQPLLKALNQEGVFIPSACGGRGSCGLCKVRVVEGGGEYLPTELPFISEEEKKQQIRLSCQFKVKTDVSIAIPEELFSVREFNTVVERIRDLTHDIKEVTLRLKEGDTITPKAGQYIQFEVPEYENSEESVYRAYSIASPPDDNTRVELEIRLVPNGICTTYVHKFLKEGDKVTINGPYGDFYLRTSERNIICIAGGSGMAPIKSILLDMKDKGIKRNTMYFFGARSKRDLFLLDEMHELQQAMPNFKFVPALSEPAPEDKWEGEIGLITDVVRRMVKDGPNSEAYLCGSPGMINACMKVLTELNVAPENIFYDKFS from the coding sequence ATGGTACTTACACTTCTGATCAGTATCGCAATCATCAGCCTGATTTCTGTTTTTCTCGCTTTGTTGATGGTTATTGCCGATGCAACCATCGGCAACTACGGAATCGTCAAGATTTCCATCAACAACGGGACCAAGGAGCTTCAGGTAAAGGGAGGCCAACCTCTCTTGAAGGCACTCAACCAGGAAGGGGTGTTCATTCCCTCCGCCTGTGGTGGACGAGGCTCTTGCGGCTTGTGCAAGGTTCGGGTGGTGGAAGGAGGCGGGGAATACCTGCCTACCGAGCTGCCCTTCATCAGTGAGGAGGAGAAGAAGCAACAGATTAGACTCTCCTGTCAGTTCAAGGTGAAAACGGATGTTTCCATTGCCATCCCCGAAGAACTCTTCTCAGTCAGGGAGTTCAATACGGTGGTTGAACGTATCCGAGACCTCACCCATGACATCAAGGAAGTCACGCTGCGCCTCAAGGAAGGTGATACCATCACCCCAAAGGCCGGACAGTATATCCAATTCGAAGTACCGGAGTATGAGAACTCAGAAGAAAGCGTGTATCGTGCTTACTCCATTGCCTCTCCCCCGGATGACAACACACGGGTGGAGCTGGAAATCCGATTGGTTCCCAATGGGATTTGTACCACCTACGTACATAAGTTCCTCAAGGAAGGTGATAAGGTCACCATCAACGGGCCCTACGGAGATTTCTACTTACGTACCAGTGAACGAAATATCATTTGCATCGCAGGAGGCTCTGGAATGGCCCCTATCAAATCAATCCTGCTGGATATGAAGGATAAGGGGATCAAGCGCAATACAATGTATTTCTTCGGCGCCCGTTCCAAGCGTGATCTCTTCCTCCTGGATGAGATGCATGAGCTACAGCAGGCCATGCCCAACTTCAAGTTCGTACCGGCGCTGAGCGAACCTGCCCCCGAAGACAAATGGGAAGGCGAAATCGGCCTCATCACCGATGTAGTCAGGCGTATGGTCAAGGATGGACCCAATAGTGAGGCATATCTTTGCGGAAGCCCCGGGATGATCAACGCCTGCATGAAGGTGCTCACCGAGCTGAACGTGGCCCCGGAAAACATTTTCTACGACAAATTCTCTTAA
- a CDS encoding GGDEF domain-containing protein, producing the protein MRYAIQFQINLFALSILLILLAFIHTSRIRTFSRQLVEWILLTTAIAIIMEPLTWIFDGKLFVGAYAWEYGTNFVLFLIGPVIGGLLMSYVDYRLFHNPQRLKKRLYYQGASLLTFALLVVNMFIPVYFTVRMQTNSYSSGPFKAFHYLLIGSIYLYCIGFVTKHRKRIPNKEALIYILFFFIPIAGMLLQLINSKLHFSWTSVVLALLVIYIFLETTPSDEDFLTKLYNRNSFDTHLSFLIQSDKQFGLLMLDLNSFKQINDQYGHVAGDEVLIGFAHALKQVFHPNGLAFRLGGDEFAVIYTSTTIEKQIEELRNLLIHHTNPHLASLSFSSGYHVYEPSLTADALTRLADHAMYEQKKVMKKILTEVTPTVGQTT; encoded by the coding sequence ATGCGCTATGCAATACAATTTCAAATAAACCTCTTTGCGTTGTCCATCCTGCTCATTTTGTTGGCGTTCATTCATACGTCCCGCATACGCACCTTCAGTCGACAGCTTGTTGAATGGATTCTCCTGACTACTGCCATAGCAATCATTATGGAGCCACTGACCTGGATTTTTGATGGGAAACTGTTCGTCGGCGCCTATGCCTGGGAATATGGTACCAATTTCGTGCTTTTCCTCATCGGACCAGTAATCGGAGGCCTCTTGATGTCCTATGTGGACTATCGCCTTTTTCACAATCCTCAGCGCCTGAAGAAACGCCTCTACTACCAAGGTGCGAGCCTTTTGACGTTTGCATTGCTGGTAGTAAACATGTTCATTCCTGTATATTTCACGGTCAGGATGCAAACCAACAGCTACAGCAGCGGCCCGTTCAAAGCCTTCCATTACCTGCTTATCGGTTCAATCTATCTCTATTGCATCGGTTTTGTCACAAAGCATAGAAAGAGGATTCCCAACAAGGAGGCTCTGATATACATACTGTTCTTTTTCATCCCCATCGCGGGCATGTTGCTGCAACTGATCAATTCCAAACTTCACTTCTCATGGACTTCAGTCGTACTTGCATTGTTGGTCATCTACATATTTCTTGAAACTACGCCTTCCGATGAGGACTTTTTGACCAAACTGTACAATAGGAACAGTTTCGATACCCATTTGAGTTTTCTTATCCAATCGGATAAGCAGTTTGGCCTGCTCATGCTTGATCTGAACTCCTTCAAGCAAATCAATGACCAATATGGACACGTTGCAGGGGATGAGGTACTGATTGGATTTGCTCATGCTCTTAAACAGGTATTCCATCCAAACGGCCTGGCCTTCAGGCTCGGAGGTGATGAATTTGCCGTAATCTACACCTCTACAACTATCGAAAAGCAGATTGAGGAGCTACGAAACCTCCTGATTCATCACACAAACCCACACCTCGCCTCGCTCAGTTTCAGTTCGGGTTATCATGTCTATGAGCCCTCACTGACGGCAGACGCCCTGACCAGATTGGCCGACCATGCAATGTATGAGCAGAAGAAAGTGATGAAAAAGATTCTCACCGAAGTCACACCTACCGTTGGGCAGACGACCTAA
- a CDS encoding patatin-like phospholipase family protein has protein sequence MALRDFLRRSPTQGKEEERYILSIDGGGMRGIVPSVMLAKLSTLLEELGDNRPLYAHFDLIAGTSTGGLLALALAAPVEKTNLIADTRYISYIFEQEQQTFWQRVRRRRGNETLSGTLPFGLDTKTLESLYLKNGKQIFPKNQGRIFSQIFIDKYDCEPLERFLKQTFKEVPLSEAVVPTLVMSYEASTGKPFVLSSNDSHGFLFWEAARATSAAPTFFRPAYLYDRQELTMQTLIDGGVVANNPTLYAYTEAKRLYPNAKKFHILSLSTASSDFTFTVSGAGTGVIGWIDPAKGAPIQKIYATAQMQVVDHIAQQIPDLGYTRVHGKLGEEYKLDATSALALASMCKGAEQIFSENEEKIRDFARLLIARTSFDQLTLGPREVEPPQQQLPSPILTPDTEIPALASYYSFLQRYQIEESAKQDGTM, from the coding sequence ATGGCATTACGAGATTTTCTGAGACGTTCACCGACTCAAGGCAAAGAGGAGGAACGGTACATCCTCTCCATAGATGGAGGCGGGATGCGGGGGATTGTACCCTCGGTCATGCTTGCCAAGCTTTCCACGCTTTTGGAAGAGCTTGGAGACAACCGTCCACTGTATGCACATTTCGATCTCATTGCCGGCACCTCCACTGGAGGCTTGCTTGCCCTAGCTCTTGCAGCCCCGGTTGAAAAAACCAATTTGATAGCGGATACACGCTACATTTCCTATATTTTTGAGCAGGAACAGCAAACTTTTTGGCAGCGTGTGCGTAGGCGTCGTGGAAATGAGACGCTTTCAGGTACACTGCCCTTCGGCCTGGATACCAAAACGTTAGAATCCCTCTATCTTAAGAATGGCAAACAGATTTTCCCCAAGAACCAGGGAAGAATTTTCAGTCAGATATTCATTGATAAGTACGATTGCGAGCCATTGGAGCGATTTTTGAAGCAAACCTTCAAGGAAGTACCCCTGAGTGAGGCCGTAGTACCAACGCTGGTGATGAGTTATGAGGCTTCCACCGGCAAGCCATTCGTACTCAGCTCAAATGATTCACATGGTTTCTTGTTTTGGGAAGCCGCCCGGGCAACCAGTGCAGCTCCGACGTTCTTCAGGCCTGCCTACCTATACGACCGTCAGGAACTCACCATGCAGACGCTCATCGATGGGGGTGTTGTTGCCAACAATCCTACCTTGTATGCCTATACGGAGGCAAAAAGGCTCTATCCGAATGCGAAGAAATTCCACATTCTCTCCTTGTCCACGGCGAGCAGTGATTTTACATTCACCGTCAGCGGTGCCGGCACCGGGGTTATTGGATGGATCGATCCTGCAAAAGGTGCCCCCATCCAAAAAATTTATGCCACCGCCCAAATGCAGGTAGTCGACCACATCGCCCAGCAGATCCCGGACCTGGGCTATACACGGGTTCATGGAAAGCTTGGGGAAGAATACAAACTGGATGCGACCAGTGCCCTTGCCCTAGCCTCCATGTGTAAAGGGGCCGAACAAATCTTCTCGGAAAATGAAGAGAAAATCCGTGATTTCGCAAGGCTCCTGATTGCCCGCACTTCCTTCGACCAGCTCACCCTTGGTCCTCGGGAAGTCGAGCCGCCCCAACAGCAGTTGCCTTCCCCCATCCTGACACCGGATACCGAAATTCCGGCACTCGCTTCGTACTACTCATTTCTGCAGCGCTACCAGATCGAGGAAAGCGCGAAGCAGGATGGTACGATGTGA
- a CDS encoding 5'-methylthioadenosine/S-adenosylhomocysteine nucleosidase gives METEVLVLAATNRELEGVLTKLDEPIHIGEHSVVGVCTGVGKVQSALAALKALYVHNPRLVVLLGYAGALDPCLDIADLVVATKVVQYDLDLRAFGLQRGQTFDGGGRIVPASIDLYAPDLNGTKKVVLGTADRFLLRSYREQNPYLTEELGLGASDMEGFGIAQACVMQAIPCTILRVISDDAKGHRPKDFKRFVRQANERLHDGLLQLLEVPKEKSPTSL, from the coding sequence ATGGAAACGGAAGTATTGGTTCTTGCAGCAACGAATCGTGAATTGGAAGGAGTGCTTACAAAGCTCGATGAACCTATCCACATCGGTGAACACAGTGTTGTAGGTGTCTGCACCGGGGTTGGCAAGGTGCAAAGTGCTCTTGCAGCCCTAAAAGCACTGTATGTCCATAATCCCCGATTGGTTGTCCTTCTCGGGTATGCGGGAGCCCTTGATCCTTGCTTGGACATCGCAGATCTTGTGGTGGCAACGAAGGTTGTTCAGTATGATTTGGATCTTCGCGCTTTCGGTCTTCAGCGCGGGCAGACCTTCGACGGCGGCGGCAGGATAGTGCCGGCAAGCATCGACCTCTATGCCCCCGATCTCAATGGTACCAAGAAGGTGGTATTGGGCACTGCCGACCGCTTTCTTTTACGCTCCTATCGTGAACAGAATCCTTATTTGACTGAAGAGCTGGGCTTGGGTGCAAGTGATATGGAAGGGTTTGGCATAGCGCAAGCCTGCGTCATGCAAGCCATTCCTTGTACAATCCTCAGAGTCATCAGCGATGATGCAAAAGGTCATCGTCCCAAGGACTTCAAACGATTTGTTAGGCAGGCTAATGAACGTCTACATGATGGTTTGCTTCAGTTGCTGGAAGTTCCCAAGGAAAAATCCCCTACAAGTTTATAG